A window from Streptomyces sp. NBC_00335 encodes these proteins:
- the glgB gene encoding 1,4-alpha-glucan branching enzyme produces the protein MSAARQPSPPVRDEAQTAVSGAAGASTETGVKKPRAPRARKAAPPRGVRPVPALGAQERARLLEGRHHDPHAVLGARTQRGGVSFRVLRPYAKAVTIVAKGLRAELLEEGDGLFAGLLPLTGVPDYRLLVTYDSDEVEVHDPYRFLPALGELDLHLIGEGRHEELWTALGSEPMEHQGVAGTRFTVWAPNAQGVRVSGDFSYWDSVAYPMRSLGATGVWELFLPGVGEGALYKYDITRPDGSHTLRADPMAKHAEVPPANASVVTASSYVWQDADWMASRGERPPHQAPFSVYELHLASWRPGLSYRQLAEQLPAYVTELGFTHVELMPVAEHPFGGSWGYQVTGFFAPTSRMGTPDDFRFLVDALHRAGIGVIVDWVPAHFPRDDWALAEFDGRPLYEHHDPQRAAHPDWGTLEFDYGRREVRNFLVANAVYWCQEFHVDGLRVDAVASMLYLDYSRKDGEWTPNEHGGRENLDAMAFLQEMNATVYRRCPGVVTIAEESTAWPGVTQPTDAGGLGFGLKWNMGWMHDTLRYASKESVHRKYHHHDMTFGMVYAFSENYVLPISHDEVVHGKGSLVSKMPGDWWQQRAAHRAYLGFMWAHPGKQLLFMGQEFAQGSEWSETYGPDWWLLDSSYAAAGDHRGVRSLVGDLNRTYRAAPALWERDTVPEGFAWVEADAAEDNVFAFLRFAQDGSQLLCVSNFSPVVRHGYRIGVPEEVPLWREVLNTDQQLYGGSGVHHTQPLRPEPVPAQGRAASLRLTLPPLATVWLGPMPRR, from the coding sequence GTGAGCGCCGCACGACAGCCGTCACCGCCCGTCCGCGACGAAGCCCAGACCGCCGTTTCCGGCGCCGCCGGCGCCTCCACCGAAACGGGCGTGAAGAAGCCCCGGGCCCCCAGGGCCCGGAAGGCGGCCCCGCCGCGCGGGGTCCGGCCGGTGCCGGCGCTGGGCGCGCAGGAGCGGGCCCGGCTGCTGGAGGGCCGCCACCACGATCCGCACGCGGTGCTCGGGGCCCGCACCCAGCGGGGCGGGGTGTCCTTCCGGGTGCTGCGTCCGTACGCGAAGGCGGTGACCATCGTCGCCAAGGGGCTGCGGGCCGAGCTCCTGGAAGAGGGCGACGGGCTGTTCGCCGGGCTGCTGCCGCTGACCGGGGTGCCGGACTACCGGCTGCTGGTGACGTACGACAGCGACGAGGTGGAGGTCCACGACCCCTACCGGTTCCTGCCCGCGCTCGGCGAGCTCGACCTGCACCTGATCGGCGAGGGCCGGCACGAGGAGCTGTGGACGGCGCTCGGCTCGGAGCCGATGGAGCACCAGGGCGTGGCGGGCACCCGGTTCACGGTGTGGGCGCCGAACGCGCAGGGGGTCCGGGTCAGCGGGGACTTCTCGTACTGGGACTCGGTCGCCTACCCGATGCGCTCGCTCGGGGCGACCGGCGTGTGGGAGCTGTTCCTGCCCGGCGTCGGCGAGGGCGCCCTGTACAAGTACGACATCACCCGCCCGGACGGCTCGCACACCCTGCGCGCCGACCCGATGGCCAAGCACGCCGAGGTCCCGCCGGCGAACGCCTCGGTGGTGACGGCCTCCTCCTACGTCTGGCAGGACGCCGACTGGATGGCCTCGCGCGGGGAGCGCCCGCCCCACCAGGCCCCCTTCTCGGTGTACGAGCTGCACCTGGCGTCCTGGCGGCCCGGCCTCTCCTACCGCCAGCTGGCCGAGCAGCTCCCGGCGTACGTGACGGAGCTCGGCTTCACGCACGTGGAGCTGATGCCGGTCGCCGAGCACCCCTTCGGCGGCTCCTGGGGCTACCAGGTCACCGGCTTCTTCGCGCCGACCTCGCGGATGGGCACCCCGGACGACTTCCGCTTCCTGGTGGACGCGCTGCACCGGGCCGGGATCGGGGTGATCGTCGACTGGGTGCCGGCGCACTTCCCGCGCGACGACTGGGCGCTCGCCGAGTTCGACGGCCGGCCGCTGTACGAGCACCACGACCCGCAGCGGGCCGCGCACCCGGACTGGGGGACGCTGGAGTTCGACTACGGGCGCCGGGAGGTCCGCAACTTCCTCGTGGCCAACGCCGTGTACTGGTGCCAGGAGTTCCACGTGGACGGGCTGCGCGTGGACGCGGTGGCCTCGATGCTCTACCTCGACTACTCGCGCAAGGACGGCGAGTGGACGCCCAACGAGCACGGCGGGCGGGAGAACCTGGACGCGATGGCCTTCCTCCAGGAGATGAACGCCACCGTCTACCGGCGCTGCCCGGGCGTGGTGACGATCGCCGAGGAGTCCACGGCGTGGCCGGGCGTCACCCAGCCCACCGACGCGGGCGGGCTCGGCTTCGGCCTGAAGTGGAACATGGGCTGGATGCACGACACCCTGCGCTACGCGTCGAAGGAGTCGGTGCACCGCAAGTACCACCACCACGACATGACCTTCGGGATGGTCTACGCGTTCAGCGAGAACTACGTGCTGCCGATCTCCCACGACGAGGTGGTGCACGGCAAGGGCTCGCTGGTGTCGAAGATGCCCGGAGACTGGTGGCAGCAGCGGGCGGCGCACCGGGCGTACCTGGGCTTCATGTGGGCCCACCCGGGCAAGCAGCTGCTCTTCATGGGGCAGGAGTTCGCGCAGGGTTCGGAGTGGTCCGAGACGTACGGCCCCGACTGGTGGCTGCTGGACTCCTCGTACGCGGCGGCCGGTGACCACCGGGGCGTACGCAGCCTCGTGGGCGACCTGAACCGCACCTACCGGGCGGCTCCGGCCCTGTGGGAGCGGGACACGGTGCCGGAGGGGTTCGCGTGGGTGGAGGCGGACGCGGCGGAGGACAACGTCTTCGCCTTCCTCCGCTTCGCGCAGGACGGCTCGCAGCTGCTGTGCGTCTCGAACTTCTCGCCGGTGGTCCGGCACGGGTACCGGATCGGCGTCCCGGAGGAGGTCCCGCTGTGGCGGGAGGTCCTCAACACCGACCAGCAGCTCTACGGCGGCAGCGGCGTCCACCACACCCAGCCCCTGCGCCCCGAACCGGTCCCCGCCCAGGGCCGCGCGGCGAGCCTGCGCCTGACCCTCCCGCCCCTGGCGACGGTCTGGCTCGGTCCGATGCCGCGGCGGTAG
- a CDS encoding helix-turn-helix domain-containing protein, which translates to MAPGHVAYGLRAQYGLLVTPETVMAWERGEISPTSPEVTALAGVLWCSPGELLAEPVTLREHRIARGLAADDLARRVGVEAGAYQKMEDTGRWKGNERQSAALATALGLTLAQFVTATGKHEELAELLRSAVTTRWQAYAKPLSKLLPVPKAHLERVLEQLHAEYQSRMVATLSWGTGQGEAGSGDSGREYLSDIVERFWYLAGGAS; encoded by the coding sequence ATGGCTCCCGGTCATGTCGCCTATGGCCTGCGCGCCCAGTACGGACTGCTCGTCACTCCCGAGACCGTGATGGCGTGGGAGCGTGGCGAGATTTCGCCCACCTCCCCCGAGGTCACCGCTCTGGCCGGCGTGCTCTGGTGTTCCCCCGGCGAGCTGCTCGCGGAGCCCGTCACCCTGCGGGAGCACCGCATCGCCCGGGGCCTGGCCGCCGATGACCTGGCCCGCCGGGTCGGGGTGGAGGCGGGTGCGTACCAGAAGATGGAGGACACCGGCCGCTGGAAGGGCAACGAGCGGCAGTCCGCCGCGCTGGCGACGGCCCTGGGGCTGACGCTGGCCCAGTTCGTGACGGCGACCGGCAAGCACGAGGAGCTGGCCGAGCTGCTGCGCAGCGCGGTGACCACGCGCTGGCAGGCGTACGCGAAGCCGCTGTCCAAGCTGCTTCCGGTGCCCAAGGCGCACCTGGAGCGGGTGCTGGAGCAGCTGCACGCCGAGTACCAGTCGCGGATGGTGGCGACCCTGAGCTGGGGCACGGGTCAGGGCGAGGCCGGCAGCGGCGACTCGGGACGTGAGTACCTCAGCGACATCGTGGAGCGGTTCTGGTACCTCGCGGGGGGTGCGTCGTAG
- a CDS encoding ATP-dependent 6-phosphofructokinase produces MRIGVLTAGGDCPGLNAVIRSVVHRAVVGHGDEVIGFEDGFKGLLDGNYRPLDINAVSGILARGGTILGSARMERARLHEAAENAAELAKRYGIDALIPIGGEGTLTAARMLSDAGMPVVGVPKTIDNDISSTDRTFGFDTAVMVATEAIDRLKTTAESHQRVMVVEVMGRHAGWIALESGMAGGAHGICLPERPFEVDALVKMVEERFARGKKFAVICVAEGAHPGEGSMPYEKGAIDQYGHERFAGIGNRLAVELERRLGKEARPVILGHVQRGGTPTAYDRVLATRFGWHAVEGVHRGDFGNMTALRGTDIVMAPLADAVTELKTVPEERMYEAESVF; encoded by the coding sequence ATGCGTATCGGAGTTCTCACCGCAGGCGGCGACTGCCCGGGCCTCAACGCTGTCATCCGGTCGGTCGTACACCGCGCCGTGGTCGGGCACGGGGACGAGGTCATCGGCTTCGAGGACGGCTTCAAGGGCCTCCTCGACGGCAACTACCGCCCCCTCGACATCAACGCCGTCAGCGGCATCCTCGCCCGCGGCGGCACGATCCTCGGATCGGCCCGCATGGAGCGCGCACGCCTCCACGAAGCGGCCGAGAACGCCGCCGAACTGGCCAAGCGCTACGGCATCGACGCCCTGATCCCGATCGGCGGCGAGGGCACCCTGACGGCCGCCCGGATGCTGTCGGACGCCGGCATGCCGGTCGTCGGCGTCCCGAAGACCATCGACAACGACATCTCCTCCACCGACCGCACCTTCGGCTTCGACACCGCCGTCATGGTCGCCACGGAGGCCATCGACCGCCTCAAGACCACCGCCGAATCGCACCAGCGCGTCATGGTCGTCGAGGTCATGGGCCGGCACGCGGGCTGGATCGCCCTGGAATCGGGCATGGCCGGCGGCGCCCACGGCATCTGCCTGCCGGAGCGCCCCTTCGAGGTGGACGCCCTGGTCAAGATGGTGGAGGAACGGTTCGCCCGCGGCAAGAAGTTCGCCGTCATCTGCGTGGCCGAGGGCGCGCACCCCGGCGAGGGCTCCATGCCGTACGAGAAGGGCGCGATCGACCAGTACGGCCACGAGCGCTTCGCCGGCATCGGCAACCGCCTCGCCGTCGAGCTGGAGCGGCGCCTGGGCAAGGAAGCCCGCCCGGTCATCCTCGGTCACGTCCAGCGCGGCGGCACCCCCACCGCCTACGACCGCGTCCTCGCGACCCGCTTCGGCTGGCACGCGGTCGAGGGCGTCCACCGCGGCGACTTCGGCAACATGACCGCCCTGCGCGGCACCGACATCGTCATGGCCCCGCTGGCCGACGCCGTCACCGAGCTGAAGACCGTCCCCGAGGAGCGCATGTACGAGGCCGAGTCCGTCTTCTGA
- the pta gene encoding phosphate acetyltransferase, translated as MTRSVYVTGIERGDGRQVVELGIMELLTRQTGRVGVYRPLLHDGPDRLFDLLKGRYRIEQDASTAYGMEYHEASAILAEKGTDELVSQLVGRYHKVARDYEVMLVLGTDYADTNLPDELALNARLANELGALVIPVVGGTKHPAEAVRAETRNAYRAYESLGCHVGAMVVNRVAPEDRDAIAERLAARLPVPCYVLPDDKHLSAPTVAQITRALGGEVLLGDEAGLARDALDFVFGGAMLPNFLNALTPGCLVVTPGDRSDLVIGALAAHTSGTPPIAGVLLTLNERPGKDILTLASKLAPGTPVVSVAGNSFPTAAELFALQSRLNSATPRKLETALGLFERHVNTAELREVLSVARSERVTPMMFENQLLEQARAERRRVVLPEGTEERVLRAADVVLRRGVCDLTLLGEEQAILKKAADLGIDISAAQLIDPATSPLRERFAEYYAKARAHKGMTVELAHDVVTDVNYFGTLMVQEGLADGMVSGSVHSTAATIRPAFEIIKTKPDASIVSSVFFMCLADRVLAYGDCAVNPDPNAEQLADIAVQSATTAAAFGLEPRIAMLSYSTGTSGTGADVDKVRKATEIVRALRPDLLIEGPIQYDAAVEPSVAATKLPESEVAGRATVLIFPDLNTGNNTYKAVQRSAGAVAVGPVLQGLRKPVNDLSRGALVQDIVTTVAITAIQAQSQPVAG; from the coding sequence GTGACGCGCAGCGTGTACGTGACGGGTATCGAGCGGGGGGACGGCCGCCAGGTCGTCGAGCTGGGCATCATGGAGCTCCTGACCCGCCAGACCGGCCGGGTCGGCGTGTACCGCCCCCTGCTGCACGACGGGCCCGACCGGCTCTTCGACCTGCTCAAGGGCCGGTACCGGATCGAGCAGGACGCCTCGACGGCCTACGGCATGGAGTACCACGAGGCCTCCGCCATCCTGGCCGAGAAGGGCACCGACGAACTGGTCTCCCAGCTCGTGGGCCGCTATCACAAGGTGGCCCGCGACTACGAGGTCATGCTGGTCCTCGGCACCGACTACGCCGACACCAACCTCCCGGACGAGTTGGCGCTCAACGCCCGCCTCGCCAACGAGCTGGGCGCACTGGTCATCCCCGTCGTGGGCGGCACCAAGCACCCCGCCGAGGCCGTGCGCGCCGAGACCCGCAACGCCTACCGCGCGTACGAGAGCCTGGGCTGCCACGTGGGCGCGATGGTCGTCAACCGGGTGGCCCCCGAGGACCGCGACGCGATAGCCGAGCGCCTGGCCGCCAGACTCCCCGTGCCCTGCTACGTCCTGCCGGACGACAAGCACCTGTCCGCCCCGACGGTCGCCCAGATCACCCGGGCGCTCGGCGGCGAGGTCCTCCTCGGCGACGAGGCCGGACTGGCCCGCGACGCCCTGGACTTCGTCTTCGGCGGGGCCATGCTGCCCAACTTCCTCAACGCCCTGACCCCCGGCTGCCTGGTCGTCACCCCCGGGGACCGCTCCGACCTGGTCATCGGCGCGCTCGCCGCGCACACCTCCGGCACCCCGCCGATCGCCGGCGTGCTGCTGACGCTGAACGAGCGCCCGGGCAAGGACATCCTGACGCTGGCCTCCAAGCTGGCGCCGGGCACCCCGGTGGTCTCGGTGGCGGGCAACAGCTTCCCGACGGCCGCCGAACTCTTCGCGCTGCAGAGCCGGCTGAACTCCGCGACCCCGCGCAAGCTGGAGACCGCGCTCGGCCTGTTCGAGCGCCACGTGAACACCGCCGAGCTGCGCGAGGTGCTCTCGGTGGCCCGCTCCGAGCGGGTCACCCCGATGATGTTCGAGAACCAGCTGCTGGAGCAGGCCCGGGCCGAGCGCCGCCGCGTGGTCCTCCCCGAGGGCACCGAGGAGCGCGTGCTGCGCGCCGCGGACGTGGTGCTGCGCCGCGGGGTCTGCGACCTCACCCTGCTGGGCGAGGAGCAGGCGATCCTGAAGAAGGCCGCCGACCTGGGCATCGACATCTCGGCCGCCCAGCTCATCGACCCGGCCACCTCCCCGCTGCGGGAACGGTTCGCCGAGTACTACGCCAAGGCCCGCGCCCACAAGGGCATGACGGTCGAGCTGGCCCACGACGTGGTCACCGACGTCAACTACTTCGGCACCCTGATGGTCCAGGAGGGCCTCGCCGACGGCATGGTCTCCGGTTCGGTGCACTCCACCGCCGCCACCATCCGCCCGGCCTTCGAGATCATCAAGACCAAGCCCGACGCGTCCATCGTCTCCTCGGTCTTCTTCATGTGCCTGGCCGACAGGGTCCTCGCGTACGGCGACTGCGCCGTGAACCCGGACCCCAACGCCGAGCAGCTCGCCGACATCGCCGTCCAGTCGGCCACCACCGCCGCCGCGTTCGGCCTGGAGCCGCGGATCGCGATGCTCTCGTACTCCACCGGCACCTCCGGCACGGGCGCGGACGTGGACAAGGTCCGCAAGGCCACCGAGATCGTCCGCGCGCTCCGTCCCGACCTGCTGATCGAGGGGCCGATCCAGTACGACGCCGCCGTGGAGCCCTCGGTCGCCGCGACCAAGCTGCCCGAGTCCGAGGTGGCCGGCCGCGCGACGGTGCTGATCTTCCCGGACCTCAACACCGGCAACAACACGTACAAGGCCGTGCAGCGCTCGGCCGGCGCCGTGGCGGTCGGCCCGGTGCTGCAGGGTCTGCGCAAGCCCGTCAACGACCTCTCGCGCGGCGCCCTGGTCCAGGACATCGTCACCACCGTGGCCATCACCGCGATCCAGGCGCAGTCCCAGCCCGTGGCCGGCTGA
- a CDS encoding acetate/propionate family kinase, with product MTASRVLVLNSGSSSVKYQLLDMADSSRLAVGLVERIGEETSRLSHEPLTGPGAAGGKRVTNGPIADHGAALRAVAAELAADGLGLDSPELAAVGHRVVHGGTKFTHPTLIDDAVLAEIRALIPLAPLHNPANVTGIEVARELRPDLPQVAVFDTAFHSTMPEHVARYAIDAATADKYSIRRYGFHGTSHAYVARATARLLGKAEEDVNVIVLHLGNGASASAVHGGVCVETSMGLTPLEGLVMGTRSGDLDPAVVFHLARVGGMSIDEIDSLLNKKSGLLGLCGDNDMREVQRRAAEGDASARLALASYIHRLKKYIGAYSAVLGRVDAVAFTAGVGENSSDIREMALAGLAELGLALDLEANSVRSSEPRLVSAEYARVAVAVVPTDEELEIASQTYALVTR from the coding sequence GTGACCGCATCGCGCGTACTCGTCCTCAACTCCGGCTCCTCGTCGGTGAAGTACCAGCTGCTCGACATGGCGGACTCCTCCCGCCTGGCGGTCGGCCTGGTGGAGCGCATCGGCGAGGAGACCTCCCGGCTCAGTCACGAGCCGCTGACCGGGCCGGGGGCCGCGGGCGGCAAGCGCGTGACGAACGGTCCGATCGCCGACCACGGGGCGGCGCTGCGGGCCGTCGCGGCGGAGCTCGCCGCCGACGGGCTGGGCCTGGACTCGCCCGAGCTGGCGGCCGTGGGCCACCGGGTGGTGCACGGCGGGACGAAGTTCACGCACCCGACGCTGATCGACGACGCGGTCCTGGCCGAGATCCGCGCCCTGATCCCGCTCGCCCCGCTGCACAACCCGGCGAACGTGACCGGCATCGAGGTGGCGCGGGAGCTGCGCCCCGACCTGCCGCAGGTCGCCGTCTTCGACACGGCCTTCCACTCGACCATGCCGGAGCACGTGGCGCGGTACGCGATCGACGCCGCGACGGCCGACAAGTACTCCATCCGGCGGTACGGGTTCCACGGCACCTCGCACGCCTACGTCGCCCGGGCCACGGCCCGCCTCCTCGGCAAGGCCGAGGAGGACGTGAACGTGATCGTGCTCCACCTGGGCAACGGCGCCTCGGCCTCGGCCGTGCACGGCGGGGTGTGCGTGGAGACCTCCATGGGGCTGACCCCGCTGGAGGGCCTGGTCATGGGCACCCGCTCGGGCGATCTGGACCCGGCCGTCGTCTTCCACCTGGCCCGGGTCGGGGGCATGTCCATCGACGAGATCGACTCGCTGCTCAACAAGAAGAGCGGTCTGCTGGGTCTGTGCGGCGACAACGACATGCGCGAGGTCCAGCGGCGGGCGGCGGAGGGCGACGCCTCCGCCCGGCTGGCGCTGGCCTCGTACATCCACCGTCTGAAGAAGTACATCGGCGCCTACTCGGCGGTACTCGGCCGGGTGGACGCGGTGGCCTTCACCGCGGGCGTGGGCGAGAACTCCTCCGACATCCGGGAGATGGCCCTGGCCGGTCTGGCCGAACTGGGCCTGGCGCTCGACCTGGAGGCGAACTCGGTACGGTCCTCCGAGCCGCGCCTGGTGTCCGCGGAATACGCCCGGGTGGCCGTGGCCGTGGTCCCGACGGACGAGGAACTGGAGATCGCCAGCCAGACGTACGCGCTGGTTACCCGGTAG
- the pyk gene encoding pyruvate kinase, with product MRRSKIVCTLGPAVDSYEQLKALVEAGMNVARFNFSHGSQAEHQERYDRVRKVSEDTGRAVGVLADLQGPKIRLETFAEGPVELVRGDEFTITTEDVPGDKSICGTTYKGLPGDVSKGDQVLINDGNVELRVTEVEGPRVKTIVIEGGVISDHKGINLPGAAVNVPALSEKDIDDLRFALRMGCDMVALSFVRDANDVKDVHKVMDEEGRRVPVIAKVEKPQAVANMEGVVAAFDAVMVARGDLAVEYPLEKVPMVQKRLVEMCRRNAKPVIVATQMMESMITNSRPTRAEASDVANAILDGADAVMLSAESSVGAYPIETVKTMSRIVEAAEEELLSKGLQPLVPGKKPRTQGGSVARAACEIADFLDGKALVAFTHSGDTARRLSRYRTNQPILAFTTDEGTRNQLTLSWGVESYVVPHVDNTDSMVDLVDVEMLKLKRYNKGDTMIITAGSPPGVPGTTNMVRVHHLGSGARD from the coding sequence ATGCGCCGTTCCAAAATCGTCTGCACGCTGGGCCCCGCCGTCGACTCTTACGAGCAGCTGAAAGCTCTCGTAGAGGCCGGTATGAACGTGGCCCGATTCAACTTCAGCCACGGCTCCCAGGCAGAACACCAGGAGCGGTACGACCGCGTCCGGAAGGTCTCCGAGGACACCGGGCGTGCCGTCGGCGTCCTCGCCGACCTCCAGGGCCCGAAGATCCGCCTGGAGACCTTCGCCGAGGGTCCCGTCGAGCTCGTCCGCGGTGACGAGTTCACCATCACCACCGAAGACGTCCCGGGTGACAAGTCGATCTGCGGCACGACCTACAAGGGTCTGCCGGGCGACGTCTCCAAGGGCGACCAGGTCCTGATCAACGACGGCAACGTCGAGCTCCGGGTGACCGAGGTCGAGGGCCCCCGGGTCAAGACCATCGTCATCGAGGGCGGTGTCATCTCGGACCACAAGGGCATCAACCTGCCGGGTGCCGCCGTCAACGTCCCCGCCCTGTCGGAAAAGGACATCGACGACCTGCGCTTCGCGCTGCGGATGGGCTGCGACATGGTCGCCCTCTCCTTCGTGCGTGACGCCAACGACGTCAAGGACGTCCACAAGGTCATGGACGAGGAGGGCCGCCGGGTCCCCGTCATCGCCAAGGTCGAGAAGCCGCAGGCCGTCGCCAACATGGAGGGCGTCGTCGCGGCCTTCGACGCGGTCATGGTCGCCCGTGGCGACCTCGCCGTCGAGTACCCGCTCGAAAAGGTCCCGATGGTGCAGAAGCGCCTCGTGGAGATGTGCCGCCGCAACGCCAAGCCGGTGATCGTCGCGACCCAGATGATGGAGTCGATGATCACCAACTCGCGCCCGACGCGCGCGGAGGCCTCCGACGTCGCCAACGCGATCCTCGACGGTGCGGACGCGGTCATGCTGTCCGCCGAGTCCTCGGTCGGCGCCTACCCGATCGAGACCGTCAAGACGATGTCGAGGATCGTCGAGGCGGCCGAGGAGGAGCTCCTGTCCAAGGGCCTGCAGCCGCTGGTCCCGGGCAAGAAGCCCCGTACCCAGGGCGGCTCCGTCGCCCGCGCGGCCTGCGAGATCGCGGACTTCCTGGACGGCAAGGCCCTGGTCGCCTTCACCCACTCCGGTGACACCGCCCGCCGCCTGTCGCGTTACCGCACGAACCAGCCGATCCTGGCCTTCACCACCGACGAGGGCACCCGCAACCAGCTCACGCTGAGCTGGGGCGTCGAGTCCTACGTCGTCCCGCACGTGGACAACACTGACTCCATGGTCGACCTGGTGGACGTGGAGATGCTCAAGCTCAAGCGGTACAACAAGGGCGACACCATGATCATCACCGCCGGCTCGCCCCCCGGCGTCCCGGGCACGACCAACATGGTCCGGGTCCACCACCTGGGCAGCGGCGCCCGCGACTGA
- a CDS encoding DUF6114 domain-containing protein, whose product MNPQAPVYVRAEDDAWLTAVYYRFHAWSGHRPFWAGLFTLLSGAPILYFPYGDVRLGNVTLAMATTTGAGSLIIGVLLVTLGLTLWFQQGVRIFAGVASILLGLVSIPVSNLGGFGLGIILALTGGGLALSWVPGKPADETDLRDTRDPAHTVNLGKAEAMAGPHGVPGQRETETTAYASETTAHADGGRNSAG is encoded by the coding sequence ATGAACCCCCAGGCCCCGGTTTACGTGCGCGCCGAAGACGACGCCTGGCTTACCGCGGTGTACTACCGCTTCCACGCGTGGAGCGGTCACCGCCCCTTCTGGGCAGGTCTGTTCACGCTCCTCAGCGGTGCTCCGATCCTCTACTTCCCGTACGGGGACGTCCGTCTCGGCAACGTCACCCTCGCCATGGCGACGACGACCGGCGCCGGTTCGCTGATCATCGGTGTCCTCCTGGTCACGCTGGGGCTGACGCTCTGGTTCCAGCAGGGCGTACGGATCTTCGCGGGCGTCGCCTCGATCCTGCTCGGACTGGTGTCCATCCCGGTGTCGAACCTCGGCGGATTCGGTCTGGGCATCATCCTCGCCCTGACCGGCGGAGGCCTCGCGCTGTCGTGGGTGCCGGGCAAGCCGGCGGACGAGACCGACCTGAGGGACACCAGAGACCCGGCACACACCGTGAACCTGGGCAAGGCCGAGGCGATGGCGGGCCCCCACGGGGTCCCGGGACAGCGCGAAACGGAAACGACGGCATACGCGAGCGAGACGACTGCCCACGCCGATGGCGGGAGGAACAGTGCGGGGTGA
- a CDS encoding DUF6230 family protein — MISQIRGGTRWKRFALVMVPSIAATAAVGVGLAQGALAASFSVSGQDFKVSADKLDGKDLIQYGGVAEGHNLDGTAAHHPVTISGFSHAEITNMCQSLVTPTPLGNITLKLTTGTKAGKPAVADNIYLDVAELDTDAEFTNLDIGVAVGDASHKTKPQAGTVANKYAFSQRADRAVLSNVRQKAWATTAGTFKLPDLKLRLLGGDQPCY, encoded by the coding sequence ATGATTTCCCAGATTCGTGGCGGGACCAGATGGAAGCGCTTCGCGCTCGTCATGGTGCCGAGCATCGCTGCCACGGCGGCGGTCGGAGTGGGTCTGGCGCAGGGTGCCCTCGCGGCGTCCTTCAGCGTCTCGGGCCAGGACTTCAAGGTTTCTGCCGACAAGCTCGACGGCAAGGACCTGATCCAGTACGGCGGCGTCGCCGAGGGCCACAACCTCGACGGCACGGCGGCGCACCACCCGGTCACCATCTCCGGGTTCAGCCACGCCGAGATCACCAACATGTGCCAGTCGCTGGTCACCCCGACGCCGCTCGGCAACATCACGCTGAAGCTGACGACGGGCACCAAGGCGGGCAAGCCCGCGGTGGCCGACAACATCTACCTGGATGTTGCGGAGCTCGACACCGACGCCGAGTTCACCAACCTGGACATCGGTGTCGCGGTCGGCGACGCGTCCCACAAGACCAAGCCGCAGGCCGGCACGGTCGCCAACAAGTACGCGTTCTCGCAGCGTGCGGACCGCGCGGTGCTGTCCAACGTGCGCCAGAAGGCGTGGGCGACGACGGCGGGCACCTTCAAGCTGCCCGACCTCAAGCTGCGCCTCCTCGGTGGCGACCAGCCCTGCTACTAG